A region of Chelonoidis abingdonii isolate Lonesome George chromosome 8, CheloAbing_2.0, whole genome shotgun sequence DNA encodes the following proteins:
- the LOC116822920 gene encoding sestrin-3-like, which produces MTSSDQERPQFLFVKALASRGRLEAVTQQMGYHPQYLDSFLKMQHYLLHMDGPLPFACRHYIAIMAAARHQCWYLVNLHMLQFLRVGGDPQWLRGLDFIPPKLRNLNEINKILAHRPWLISKEHIEKLLKISEQSWSLAELVHAVVLVAHYHALASFVFGCGCEQEWLDGRSILKSTLPGNQCFCESASGNSCNLELLRINRKRSLDSCVELESLRERIQRIHLETEGREEMRPPPQDREEDFDGEIVRATDLSCYVQDPNFGYQDFARRDEEQTQIFRVQDYSWEDHGFSLVNRLYSDVGHLLDEKFRTVDGLQSNAMAKRQGCESSVFKRGIWNYIHCMFGIRYDDYDYAEVNHFLERMLKVYIKTVTCYPEKTNPEMFSQFWKQFKHSEKVHVNLLILEARMQAELLYALQAITQYMIS; this is translated from the exons ATGACCAGTAGCGACCAAGAGCGACCACAGTTCCTGTTTGTGAAAGCGCTGGCCAGCCGGGGGCGCCTGGAGGCAGTGACACAACAGATGGGCTACCACCCGCAGTACCTGGACAGCTTCCTCAAGATGCAGCACTACCTGCTTCACATGGACGGCCCACTGCCATTTGCCTGCAGACACTACATCGCCATCATG GCAGCTGCTCGGCACCAGTGCTGGTATCTGGTGaatctacacatgctgcagttcCTGCGAGTCGGGGGAGATCCCCAGTGGCTGCGGGGCCTGGACTTCATCCCTCCCAAACTCCGCAATCTTAATGAGATCAACAAGATCCTGGCTCATCGGCCTTGGCTCATCAGCAAGGAACACATCGAG AAGCTGCTGAAGATCAGTGAGCAGAGCTGGTCTCTGGCAGAGCTGGTCCACGCTGTTGTCCTCGTGGCACATTACCATGCTCTCGCCAGCTTTGTCTTTGGTTGTGGCTGTGAGCAGGAGTGGCTGGATGGCAGGAGCATACTGAAGTCAACGTTGCCAGGAAACCAGTGTTTCTGTGAGTCCGCCAGTGGGAACAGCTGTAATCTGGAATTGCTGCGCATCAACCGCAAACGG TCTCTGGATTCCTGCGTAGAACTTGAATCACTCCGGGAACGTATCCAGAGGATCCACCTGGAGACTGAAGGCCGAGAGGAAATGAGGCCACCACCACAAGACAGAGAGGAAG ATTTTGATGGGGAAATCGTCAGAGCCACAGATCTCTCCTGCTACGTGCAGGACCCTAACTTTGGATACCAGGACTTTGCAAGGCGAGATGAAGAGCAGACCCAGATATTTAGAGTCCAG GATTACTCCTGGGAAGACCATGGATTCTCGCTGGTAAACAGACTCTACTCTGATGTTGGCCACCTCCTGGATGAGAAGTTCCGTACAGTTGACGGTCTCCAGAGCAATGCCATGGCCAAGCGGCAAGGCTGTGAATCTTCCGTCTTCAAACGGGGCATCTGGAACTATATCCACTGCATGTTCGGAATCAG GTACGACGACTATGATTACGCAGAAGTGAATCACTTTCTGGAGCGTATGCTCAAGGTTTACATTAAAACTGTGACTTGTTACCCAGAGAAGACTAACCCAGAAATGTTCAGCCAGTTCTGGAAGCAGTTCAAGCACAGTGAAAAG GTCCATGTGAACCTTCTCATCCTGGAAGCCAGAATGCAAGCTGAGCTCCTGTATGCACTGCAAGCAATTACCCAGTATATGATCTCCTAG